A genome region from Stenotrophomonas maltophilia includes the following:
- a CDS encoding lipocalin family protein, producing MTSIRPLCAALLALSLAGPAVAASEPPSPRTSASGAAALDAPIDLKRFMGTWYVIGRVPNFIERGHVASVNEYELRDAHKVGITYRYRDGFGEPLQEVRARASVDPDSGNHGWRTWFYRVVPTHSRVLEVAPDYSWALIGYPGREMAWIFSRTPDMDKGLYKELAERLRDEYGVNTDKLKRVPQHPEQVGKLGYEVPNVR from the coding sequence ATGACTTCGATCCGCCCGCTCTGCGCCGCGCTGCTGGCCCTTTCCCTGGCCGGCCCCGCCGTGGCCGCCAGTGAGCCGCCGTCGCCCCGTACCAGCGCCTCTGGTGCGGCTGCCCTGGACGCACCGATCGACCTGAAGCGCTTCATGGGCACCTGGTACGTGATCGGCCGCGTGCCGAACTTCATCGAACGTGGCCATGTCGCCAGCGTCAACGAGTACGAACTGCGCGACGCACACAAGGTCGGCATCACCTACCGCTACCGTGATGGCTTCGGCGAACCGCTGCAGGAAGTGCGTGCCCGCGCCAGCGTCGACCCGGACAGCGGCAACCACGGCTGGCGTACCTGGTTCTACCGCGTCGTGCCGACCCATTCGCGGGTGCTGGAAGTGGCACCGGATTATTCCTGGGCGCTGATCGGCTACCCCGGCCGTGAGATGGCCTGGATCTTCTCGCGCACCCCGGACATGGACAAAGGCCTCTACAAGGAGCTGGCCGAGCGCCTGCGCGACGAGTACGGCGTGAACACCGACAAGCTCAAGCGCGTGCCGCAGCACCCCGAGCAGGTCGGCAAGCTGGGCTACGAAGTGCCGAACGTGCGTTGA
- a CDS encoding methionine ABC transporter permease — protein sequence MIIATAGGFFRHLDAGKWADIGQATIDTLLMLLGSLPLTLAIGLPLGVLLYLFGAPQMKRRPFAYGVLALVVNLLRSVPFIILMIVLIPVTLLLMGTSLGVRGAIVPLVIGAAPFYARLVETALREVDRGVIEATQAMGATTWQLVTRVLLPEARPGLIAGATVTTVALIGFTAMGGAIGSGGLGDLAFRDGYQRSHTDVALVTVVLLLILVQLLQMLGDRLVAHYSRK from the coding sequence ATGATCATCGCTACTGCCGGCGGCTTCTTCCGCCACCTGGATGCGGGCAAGTGGGCCGACATCGGCCAGGCCACCATCGACACGTTGCTGATGCTGCTCGGTTCGCTGCCGCTGACCCTGGCCATCGGCCTGCCGCTGGGTGTGCTGCTGTACCTGTTCGGCGCACCGCAGATGAAGCGCCGGCCGTTCGCCTATGGCGTGCTGGCGCTGGTGGTGAACCTGCTGCGTTCGGTGCCCTTCATCATCCTGATGATCGTGCTGATCCCGGTCACCCTGCTCCTGATGGGAACCTCGCTGGGCGTGCGCGGTGCGATCGTGCCGCTGGTGATCGGCGCGGCACCATTCTATGCGCGCTTGGTCGAGACCGCGCTGCGTGAAGTCGACCGGGGCGTGATCGAGGCGACCCAGGCGATGGGCGCCACCACCTGGCAGCTGGTCACCCGCGTGCTGCTGCCCGAAGCGCGCCCCGGCCTGATTGCCGGTGCGACGGTCACCACCGTGGCGCTGATTGGTTTCACGGCGATGGGCGGCGCGATCGGTTCCGGTGGCCTCGGCGACCTGGCGTTCCGCGATGGCTACCAGCGCTCGCACACCGACGTGGCCCTGGTCACGGTGGTCCTGCTGCTGATCCTGGTGCAGCTGCTGCAGATGCTCGGCGACCGCCTGGTCGCGCATTACAGCCGCAAATGA
- a CDS encoding methionine ABC transporter ATP-binding protein — MIEFQRLHKSYAVAGREVSALQPLDLTIEAGEVFGIIGHSGAGKSTLIRMINRLEEPSGGRLLIGGEDVTALDADGLRALRRRIGMIFQHFNLLSSRTVAGNVAFPLELAGTPKAEIDARVAELLQTVGLEAHAQKYPAQLSGGQKQRVGIARALATRPQILLCDEATSALDPQTTASVLSLLSKINRELGLTIVLITHEMDVIRRVCDRVAVLDAGQMVETGPVTRVFLHPQHPTTRRFVSESEHVDEGALHRDFDVVGGRIVRLTFLGGDTYEPLLGSVARQTGVDYNILSGRIDRIKDTPYGQLVVALVGGDQSAAQAAFVAAGVHVEELRR; from the coding sequence GTGATCGAGTTCCAGCGCCTGCACAAATCCTATGCCGTTGCCGGCCGCGAAGTCAGCGCGCTGCAACCGCTGGACCTGACCATCGAAGCTGGTGAGGTATTCGGCATCATCGGCCATTCCGGCGCCGGCAAGTCGACGTTGATCCGCATGATCAACCGCCTGGAAGAGCCCAGCGGTGGCCGTCTGCTGATCGGCGGCGAGGATGTCACCGCGCTGGACGCGGACGGCCTGCGCGCGCTGCGCCGGCGCATCGGCATGATCTTCCAGCACTTCAACCTGCTGTCCTCGCGCACCGTGGCCGGCAATGTGGCCTTCCCGCTGGAGCTGGCCGGCACGCCGAAAGCGGAAATCGACGCGCGTGTGGCCGAGCTGCTGCAGACCGTTGGCCTGGAAGCGCATGCGCAGAAGTACCCGGCACAGCTGTCCGGCGGACAGAAGCAGCGCGTGGGCATTGCGCGTGCGCTGGCGACCCGTCCGCAGATCCTGCTGTGCGACGAGGCGACCAGTGCGCTTGACCCGCAGACCACCGCGTCTGTGCTGTCGCTGCTGTCGAAGATCAATCGCGAGCTGGGCCTGACCATCGTGCTGATCACCCATGAGATGGATGTGATCCGCCGCGTCTGCGACCGCGTGGCCGTGCTCGACGCCGGCCAGATGGTCGAGACCGGGCCGGTCACCCGCGTGTTCCTGCACCCGCAGCACCCGACCACGCGCCGGTTCGTCAGCGAATCGGAGCATGTGGACGAGGGCGCGCTGCACCGCGATTTCGACGTGGTCGGGGGCCGCATCGTGCGCCTGACCTTCCTCGGCGGCGACACCTACGAACCCCTGCTCGGCAGCGTCGCGCGGCAGACCGGGGTCGACTACAACATCCTGTCCGGCCGTATCGACCGGATCAAGGACACCCCGTATGGCCAGCTGGTGGTCGCCCTGGTGGGCGGCGACCAGTCCGCCGCGCAGGCCGCGTTCGTGGCCGCCGGCGTGCATGTTGAGGAGCTGCGTCGATGA
- a CDS encoding DMT family transporter: MNVQRSPSRAVAWMVAAVACFSLMDAGMKQLSASYPTLEVTFLRGAASLPFVLVWVLVSAGPRSLVPRRWGLHLLRGALGMAMIGCFVFALRDLPLSTAYTIYFVAPLLIAALSVPLLGERVGPRRWVAIGIGLVGVLVVLRPGVDGFISVPGLMVLAAATAYAVAAITVSLLTRTDTSQSMVVWFLVIMAIGAGLLALPGWVPLQLAHAPLIAGMGLAGALGQIALTKAFQLGEASMIAPLEYSGLVWVIGWDLAFWGQLPDGYTWVGAAIIVASGLYLLHRERVNRQEPPKPLDHP, translated from the coding sequence ATGAACGTGCAACGCTCCCCCTCGCGTGCGGTGGCCTGGATGGTCGCTGCGGTCGCCTGTTTTTCGCTGATGGACGCTGGCATGAAGCAGCTGTCGGCCAGCTACCCCACCCTGGAAGTGACCTTCCTGCGCGGCGCGGCCTCGTTGCCGTTCGTGCTGGTGTGGGTGCTGGTCAGTGCCGGCCCGCGCTCGCTGGTGCCGCGGCGCTGGGGCCTGCACCTGCTGCGTGGCGCGCTGGGCATGGCGATGATCGGGTGCTTCGTGTTCGCCCTGCGCGACCTGCCGCTGTCCACCGCCTACACCATCTATTTCGTTGCGCCGCTGCTGATCGCTGCACTCTCGGTACCGCTGCTCGGTGAACGGGTCGGGCCGCGGCGCTGGGTGGCCATCGGCATCGGCCTGGTTGGCGTGCTGGTGGTGCTGCGGCCGGGCGTGGATGGCTTCATCTCGGTGCCGGGGCTGATGGTGCTCGCCGCGGCCACCGCCTATGCCGTGGCTGCGATCACGGTCAGCCTGCTGACCCGCACCGATACTTCGCAGTCGATGGTGGTCTGGTTCCTGGTGATCATGGCGATCGGCGCGGGCCTGCTGGCCCTTCCCGGCTGGGTACCGCTGCAGCTGGCACATGCGCCGCTCATCGCCGGCATGGGCCTGGCCGGGGCACTGGGCCAGATCGCCCTGACCAAGGCCTTCCAGCTGGGCGAGGCGTCGATGATCGCGCCGTTGGAGTACAGCGGCCTGGTCTGGGTGATCGGTTGGGACCTGGCCTTCTGGGGCCAGCTGCCGGACGGCTATACCTGGGTGGGTGCGGCGATCATCGTGGCGTCCGGGCTGTACCTGCTGCACCGCGAGCGGGTGAACCGGCAGGAACCGCCGAAGCCGCTTGATCATCCCTGA
- a CDS encoding YajQ family cyclic di-GMP-binding protein, which yields MPSFDVVSEVDTHELTNAIDQANRELATRFDFKGVDAKFERDGDVINQFAPTEFQLKQMNDILRARLAARGIDVLSLEFGDIETNLAQARQKITVKQGIEQKIAKKIAAALKEAKLKVESQINGDKLRVQGKKRDDLQDAIAVLKAGKFELPLQFNNFRD from the coding sequence ATGCCTTCCTTCGACGTCGTGTCCGAAGTCGACACCCACGAGCTGACCAACGCCATCGACCAAGCCAACCGCGAACTGGCCACCCGCTTCGACTTCAAGGGCGTGGATGCCAAGTTCGAACGCGATGGCGACGTGATCAATCAGTTCGCGCCGACCGAATTCCAGCTCAAGCAGATGAACGACATCCTGCGTGCACGCCTGGCCGCGCGCGGCATCGATGTGCTCAGCCTGGAGTTCGGCGACATCGAGACCAACCTGGCCCAGGCCCGGCAGAAGATCACCGTCAAGCAGGGCATCGAGCAGAAGATCGCCAAGAAGATCGCCGCCGCGCTGAAGGAAGCGAAGCTGAAGGTGGAGAGCCAGATCAACGGCGACAAGCTGCGCGTGCAGGGCAAGAAGCGCGATGACCTGCAGGATGCCATCGCCGTGCTCAAGGCCGGCAAGTTCGAGCTGCCGCTGCAGTTCAACAATTTCCGCGATTGA
- a CDS encoding helix-turn-helix domain-containing protein — MATTVGQQQLVAARAAFAEGDARSLGVLPLPLQQSWLRSRAAGLLPGQEPDYRPLLGDGRHLSDSGDRRLARCVRPELEQLWAAFGGRGWTMFCANREGMVIAQQAHGLEDAPLLRPIQVGRRLGEGEIGTTAPAVSLADDLPALVRGNEHYLQRFAPVFCLSEPLHDLDGQVCGVIDITGLGERDPSLLQGYFRQAALASENRLFHALADVHLLALQHDPRWLASPLQGLLAVQEDGQLRAANRVARRLLGLPRRGPLPLLNLESVFAGASAAQRRRLLQPGAPHRVRVGEGSAVYLQHLQAPRKVAGRSAQRPSAATMDAPLLRDQQREAARRAAQAADGNLSLAARQLGISRTTLYKLLRG; from the coding sequence ATGGCCACGACAGTCGGGCAACAGCAGTTGGTGGCGGCACGCGCCGCCTTCGCCGAGGGCGATGCGCGTTCATTGGGCGTGTTGCCGCTGCCGCTGCAGCAGTCATGGCTGCGTTCGCGCGCGGCGGGCCTGCTGCCCGGGCAGGAGCCGGACTATCGTCCGTTGCTGGGTGACGGCCGGCATCTTTCCGATTCCGGCGACCGTCGGCTCGCGCGCTGCGTGCGGCCGGAGCTGGAACAGCTGTGGGCTGCCTTTGGCGGGCGTGGCTGGACGATGTTCTGTGCCAACCGTGAGGGCATGGTGATCGCGCAGCAGGCCCATGGCCTGGAAGATGCACCGCTGCTGCGTCCGATCCAGGTTGGGCGGAGGCTGGGCGAGGGCGAGATCGGCACCACGGCGCCGGCGGTCAGCCTGGCCGACGACCTGCCTGCGCTGGTACGGGGCAATGAACACTACCTGCAGCGCTTCGCCCCGGTGTTCTGCCTCAGCGAGCCACTGCACGATCTCGATGGGCAGGTATGCGGGGTGATCGACATCACCGGCCTGGGTGAGCGTGATCCATCGTTGTTGCAGGGCTATTTTCGGCAGGCCGCGCTGGCCAGCGAGAACCGGCTGTTCCACGCGCTTGCCGACGTGCATCTGTTGGCGCTGCAGCACGATCCGCGCTGGTTGGCGTCACCATTGCAGGGGTTGCTGGCGGTGCAGGAGGATGGCCAGCTGCGCGCGGCCAACCGTGTTGCGCGGCGCCTGCTGGGCCTGCCGCGTCGGGGACCGTTGCCGTTGTTGAACCTGGAAAGCGTGTTTGCCGGCGCCAGTGCCGCGCAGCGGCGGCGCCTGCTGCAACCCGGGGCGCCGCATCGGGTGCGGGTGGGCGAGGGCAGTGCGGTTTACCTGCAGCACCTGCAGGCGCCGCGCAAGGTCGCTGGCCGCAGCGCGCAACGGCCTTCAGCGGCGACGATGGATGCACCGCTGTTGCGTGATCAGCAGCGTGAAGCGGCGCGCCGTGCCGCGCAGGCGGCGGATGGCAATCTGAGCCTGGCCGCGCGCCAGCTGGGTATCTCGCGCACCACGCTGTACAAGCTGCTGCGCGGTTGA
- a CDS encoding NAD(P)-dependent alcohol dehydrogenase: MSSNTTTREITAAVVRGKEQPFVIEQARLRGPQDDEVLVKVVATGLCHTDLIVRDQYYPVPLPAVLGHEGAGIVEAVGPNVRDLKVGDHVVLTYGACGHCNPCRGGHGAYCKDFFALNFGGDDGHGHTAITDAQGQPLHDHFFAQSSFATFAIAREINAIKVPDDAPLELLGPLGCGIQTGAGAVLNSLQVRSGSSFASYGAGAVGLSAVMAAKVAGATTIIAIDVVPSRLELALELGATHVVNSRETDVVEAVRAITGGGADFALESTGRPEVLSAGIEALGGLGMMGVVGAPKLGTTASFDVNNLLLGGRSIRGIVEGDSVPQVFIPQLVTLFQQGRFPFDKLVRFYPLEQINQAAEDSTKGITLKPILRIAA; the protein is encoded by the coding sequence ATGAGCAGCAACACGACAACACGCGAGATAACTGCGGCCGTGGTACGCGGCAAGGAACAGCCCTTCGTCATCGAGCAGGCCCGGCTGCGCGGCCCGCAGGACGACGAGGTATTGGTGAAGGTGGTGGCGACCGGCCTGTGCCACACCGATCTGATCGTGCGCGATCAGTACTACCCGGTGCCTTTGCCTGCGGTGCTCGGCCACGAAGGTGCCGGCATCGTGGAAGCGGTTGGCCCCAACGTGCGCGACCTCAAGGTGGGCGACCACGTGGTGCTGACCTACGGCGCCTGCGGCCACTGCAACCCGTGCCGGGGCGGTCATGGTGCCTACTGCAAGGACTTCTTTGCGCTGAACTTCGGTGGCGATGATGGCCACGGCCATACCGCGATCACCGATGCGCAGGGCCAGCCGCTGCACGACCATTTCTTCGCGCAGTCTTCGTTTGCCACCTTCGCCATCGCGCGCGAGATCAACGCGATCAAGGTGCCCGACGACGCGCCGCTGGAACTGCTGGGCCCGCTGGGCTGCGGCATCCAGACCGGTGCCGGTGCGGTCCTCAATTCGCTGCAGGTGCGTTCGGGCAGCAGCTTCGCCAGCTACGGCGCCGGTGCTGTGGGCCTGAGCGCGGTGATGGCGGCCAAGGTGGCCGGCGCCACCACCATCATCGCCATCGACGTGGTGCCCTCGCGTCTTGAGCTGGCGCTGGAACTGGGTGCCACCCACGTGGTCAACAGCCGCGAGACCGATGTGGTCGAGGCCGTGCGCGCGATCACTGGCGGTGGTGCTGATTTCGCACTGGAATCGACCGGTCGCCCGGAAGTGCTGTCGGCCGGTATCGAGGCACTGGGTGGCTTGGGGATGATGGGCGTGGTGGGGGCACCGAAGCTGGGTACCACCGCCAGCTTCGATGTGAACAACCTGCTGCTCGGTGGCCGCAGCATCCGCGGCATCGTGGAAGGCGACAGCGTGCCGCAGGTGTTCATTCCACAGCTGGTGACGCTGTTCCAGCAGGGCCGCTTCCCGTTCGACAAGCTTGTGAGGTTCTACCCGCTGGAACAGATCAACCAGGCGGCGGAGGACAGTACGAAGGGAATCACGCTCAAGCCGATCCTGCGCATCGCGGCCTGA